Genomic window (Nitrospirales bacterium LBB_01):
TTAACTAAGGACAACTCGTCCATGCCGGATGTTTCCATAACGGCCAGGGTTATACAGCAGCCGGTCTTTTTAAGGCAACCTCAAGGACATAGTCCATAGTCTCACAGAGAACAAACTCCATGTCCTTTCGTATATACTTCGGAATGTCGTCAAGGTCCTTTTGGTTTCGGTTAGGTATTATGATTTTCCTGATACCATGCCGCTTAGCCGCCAGAGTTTTCTCTTTAAGACCGCCAATCGGTAAAACAGTTCCTCTCAGGGTTACCTCGCCTGTCATGGCAATGCCTTTATGTATAGGAATTCCAATAAGCGCTGAGGCAACAGCGGTTGTTATGGTAATCCCAGCGGACGGGCCGTCTTTGGGTATGGCTCCAGCCGGTACGTGAATATGAATGTCTTTTTCTGAAAATAAATCCTCGTTAATGCCGAGTTCTTTGGCACGGGAGCGAACATAGGAAAGGGCAGCATGTGCGGATTCTTTCATAACCTCGCCAAGCTGTCCTGTGATGGTAAGGGTACCTTTGCCTTTCATGGTGGTGGCCTCAACGTAAATTATGTCGCCGCCGCTTTCTGTCCACGCAAGCCCAGTAGCCACGCCTACCTCGTCCTTTTTCATCTCCTCTTCAGGCAGAAACCTGGGCGCACCAAGATACTTTGTAAGGCTGCTGTTGGTTATCAGAAACTTTCTGCGCTTACCCTCAGCTATATGTTTAGCTACCTTGCGGCATAGTTTGGCTATAGTACGTTCCAGATTTCTTACCCCAGCCTCCCTTGTATATTGTGTGATGAGAAGGTTCAGGGCGGCACTGGAAATTCTCAGCACGCCTTTTGTAAGACCGTGCTCCTGATACTGCTTTGGTATAAGATAGTTTTTAGCAATGCCTACTTTCTCCTCTGCCGTGTAGCCGGAAAGGCTGATAATTTCCATTCTGTCTTTAAGCGGCCCAGGTATTGTGTCAGCAATATTGCCGGTAGTTATAAACATGACCTTAGTAAGATCAAAGGCCACCGCTATGTAGTGGTCAACAAAGGAGTTATTCTGCTCTGGGTCTAACACCTCAAGAAGTGCCGAGGAGGGGTCTCCTCTGAAATCCGTACCGATTTTATCCACCTCATCCAGCATAAACACAGGGTTATTGGTTCCAGCCTGTTTAATCCCCTGTATGATTCTGCCAGGGAGTGCGCCAACATAAGTCCTTCTGTGTCCTCTGATTTCTGCCTCATCACGCACACCGCCAAGTGACATACGGACAAACTCCTTACCGAGCGCACGTGCTATTGACTTACCCAGTGAGGTCTTACCAACACCGGGAGGCCCTATAAAGCAAAGAATCGGGCCCTTCATCTTTGGGTTTAACTTTTTAACGCTAAGATGTTCTAAAATCCTGTCCTTTATTTTTTCCAGATCGTAGTGGTCTTCATTAAGCACCTTTCGTGCTGTTTTTATATTAAGATTATCCTTTGTGGA
Coding sequences:
- the lon gene encoding endopeptidase La, encoding MGEADKKIDEKELEIPEVLPVLPVRDIVVFPYMIIPLFVGREKSISSIDSSLSTNRMIMLLTQKDLNTENPSIDELYHTGTVGLIMRMLKLPDGRVKILVQGITKARCFNIHEKDNIFVAHIQKIEERKPDVLSLEVEALIRSVKEQIEKALSLGKTILPDIMIVIENLDDPGRLADLVASNIGLKTEQAQHILEIEDQVVRLKRVSEVLNREIELLIVQQKIQTEARGEIDKTQREYFLREQLKAIQKELGDIDEKMEEIREFKKKIEEAKMPDKVQKEAEKQLKRLEKMHPDSAEAATVRTYLDWLVELPWSKSTKDNLNIKTARKVLNEDHYDLEKIKDRILEHLSVKKLNPKMKGPILCFIGPPGVGKTSLGKSIARALGKEFVRMSLGGVRDEAEIRGHRRTYVGALPGRIIQGIKQAGTNNPVFMLDEVDKIGTDFRGDPSSALLEVLDPEQNNSFVDHYIAVAFDLTKVMFITTGNIADTIPGPLKDRMEIISLSGYTAEEKVGIAKNYLIPKQYQEHGLTKGVLRISSAALNLLITQYTREAGVRNLERTIAKLCRKVAKHIAEGKRRKFLITNSSLTKYLGAPRFLPEEEMKKDEVGVATGLAWTESGGDIIYVEATTMKGKGTLTITGQLGEVMKESAHAALSYVRSRAKELGINEDLFSEKDIHIHVPAGAIPKDGPSAGITITTAVASALIGIPIHKGIAMTGEVTLRGTVLPIGGLKEKTLAAKRHGIRKIIIPNRNQKDLDDIPKYIRKDMEFVLCETMDYVLEVALKRPAAV